In Equus przewalskii isolate Varuska chromosome 15, EquPr2, whole genome shotgun sequence, a single genomic region encodes these proteins:
- the GNL3 gene encoding guanine nucleotide-binding protein-like 3 isoform X2: MKRPKLKKASKRMTCHKRYKIQKKIREHHRKLRKEAKKRGHKKPRKDPGVPNSAPFKEALLREAELRKQRLEELKQQQKLDRQKEQEKKRKLETDPGVKTSNLEPVKEEYGQCKTKNKAKSGKQHPKKLYCQELKKVIETSDVVLEVLDARDPLGCRCPQVEEAIVQGGQKKLVLVLNKSDLVPKQNLENWLNYLKKELPTVVFKASTHLKDKGKIIKVRKKAASFKREVCVGKEGLWKLLGAFQETCGKAIRVGVVGFPNVGKSSIINSLKQERICNVGVSMGLTRSMQVVPLDKQITIIDSPSFIVSPLNSATALALRSPASIEVIKPVEAASVILSQADSRQVVLKFTVPDFKNSLEFFTSLAQRRGLHQKGGSPDVERAAKLLWSEWTGASLGYYCHPPASWTPSPHFNERSVTDMNWGFNLEELEKNNAHSIQAIKGPCLASSILFQSSGLTNGIIEEKDIAEELPKQQKRKQEEGEDCGDIDSDPENVDEEAVEKSSDTCPAEEAWEALPEEVQADEQSAQSHVLDKMTEEEDDAYDFSTDYV, encoded by the exons ATGAAGCGGCCGA AGTTAAAGAAGGCAAGTAAACGCATGACCTGCCATAAGCGGTATAAAATCCAAAAAAAG ATTCGAGAGCACCATCGAAAATTGAGAAAGGAGGCTAAAAAACGGGGTCACAAGAAGCCTCGGAAAGACCCAGGAGTTCCAAACAGTGCGCCCTTTAAGGAGGCTCTTCTTCGGGAAGCTGAGCTAAGGAAACAGCGG CTTGAAGAACTAAAACAGCAGCAGAAGCTTgacaggcagaaggagcaggagaagaaaagaaaactcgaAACTGACCCTGGTGTTAAAACATCTAACTTGGAACCTGTGAAGGAG GAATATGGACAATGCAAAACTAAGAACAAAGCCAAGTCAGGCAAACAGCATCCGAAGAAGTTGTACTGTCAGGAACTTAAAAAG GTGATTGAAACCTCAGATGTTGTGCTGGAGGTATTGGATGCCAGAGATCCTCTTGGTTGCAGGTGTCCCCAGGTAGAAGAGGCCATTGTCCAGGGTGGACAGAAAAAGCTGGTACTTGTGTTAAATAAGTCAG ATTTGGTACCAAAGCAGAATTTGGAGAACTGGCTGAATTATTTGAAGAAGGAATTGCCAACAGTGGTGTTCAAAGCCTCGACACATCTGAAGGACAAAGGGAAGATCATCAAG GTAAGGAAGAAAGCTGCTTCATTCAAAAGAGAAGTCTGTGTTGGGAAAGAAGGCCTTTGGAAACTTCTTGGAGCTTTTCAGGAGACTTGTGGCAAAGCGATTCGGGTTGGAGTAGTTG GTTTCCCAAACGTGGGGAAAAGCAGCATCATTAATAGCTTAAAACAAGAACGGATATGTAATGTTGGTGTATCCATGGGGCTTACAAG GAGTATGCAGGTTGTCCCCCTGGATAAACAAATCACAATCATAGATAGTCCAAGTTTCATTGTGTCTCCACTTAACTCTGCCACCGCACTTGCTCTGAGAAGTCCAGCAAGTATTGAAGTAATAAAACCAGTGGAGGCTGCCAGTGTCATCCTGTCCCAGGCTGATAGTCGACAG GTAGTACTGAAATTTACTGTCCCAGACTTTAAGAATTCTCTGGAATTTTTTACTTCACTTGCTCAGAGAAGAGGACTACACCAGAAAGGTGGAAGCCCAGATGTAGAACGTGCTGCCAAACTGCTGTGGTCTGAGTGGACAGG TGCCTCCTTAGGTTATTATTGCCATCCCCCTGCATCCTGGACTCCTTCTCCACATTTTAATGAGCGCAGCGTCACAGACATGAATTGGGGCTTTAACCTGGAAGAACTGGAAAAGAACAATGCACACAGCATACAAG CTATCAAGGGCCCTTGTTTAGCCAGTAGCATCCTTTTCCAGTCTTCGGGTCTGACAAATGGAATAATAGAGGAAAAGGACATAGCTGAAGAATTGCCAAAACAGcaaaagagaaagcaggaggagggggaagactGCGGAGACATTGATAGCGACCCGGAAAACGTTGATGAAGAAGCTGTT GAAAAGAGCTCAGACACGTGCCCTGCAGAAGAGGCCTGGGAGGCACTGCCTGAGGAGGTTCAAGCAG ATGAACAGTCTGCACAATCTCATGTCTTAGATAAAATGACTGAAGAGGAAGATGATGCTTATGACTTCAGTACAGACTATGTATAA
- the GNL3 gene encoding guanine nucleotide-binding protein-like 3 isoform X1 — MKRPKLKKASKRMTCHKRYKIQKKIREHHRKLRKEAKKRGHKKPRKDPGVPNSAPFKEALLREAELRKQRLEELKQQQKLDRQKEQEKKRKLETDPGVKTSNLEPVKEEYGQCKTKNKAKSGKQHPKKLYCQELKKVIETSDVVLEVLDARDPLGCRCPQVEEAIVQGGQKKLVLVLNKSDLVPKQNLENWLNYLKKELPTVVFKASTHLKDKGKIIKVRKKAASFKREVCVGKEGLWKLLGAFQETCGKAIRVGVVGFPNVGKSSIINSLKQERICNVGVSMGLTSHHLSCSRSMQVVPLDKQITIIDSPSFIVSPLNSATALALRSPASIEVIKPVEAASVILSQADSRQVVLKFTVPDFKNSLEFFTSLAQRRGLHQKGGSPDVERAAKLLWSEWTGASLGYYCHPPASWTPSPHFNERSVTDMNWGFNLEELEKNNAHSIQAIKGPCLASSILFQSSGLTNGIIEEKDIAEELPKQQKRKQEEGEDCGDIDSDPENVDEEAVEKSSDTCPAEEAWEALPEEVQADEQSAQSHVLDKMTEEEDDAYDFSTDYV; from the exons ATGAAGCGGCCGA AGTTAAAGAAGGCAAGTAAACGCATGACCTGCCATAAGCGGTATAAAATCCAAAAAAAG ATTCGAGAGCACCATCGAAAATTGAGAAAGGAGGCTAAAAAACGGGGTCACAAGAAGCCTCGGAAAGACCCAGGAGTTCCAAACAGTGCGCCCTTTAAGGAGGCTCTTCTTCGGGAAGCTGAGCTAAGGAAACAGCGG CTTGAAGAACTAAAACAGCAGCAGAAGCTTgacaggcagaaggagcaggagaagaaaagaaaactcgaAACTGACCCTGGTGTTAAAACATCTAACTTGGAACCTGTGAAGGAG GAATATGGACAATGCAAAACTAAGAACAAAGCCAAGTCAGGCAAACAGCATCCGAAGAAGTTGTACTGTCAGGAACTTAAAAAG GTGATTGAAACCTCAGATGTTGTGCTGGAGGTATTGGATGCCAGAGATCCTCTTGGTTGCAGGTGTCCCCAGGTAGAAGAGGCCATTGTCCAGGGTGGACAGAAAAAGCTGGTACTTGTGTTAAATAAGTCAG ATTTGGTACCAAAGCAGAATTTGGAGAACTGGCTGAATTATTTGAAGAAGGAATTGCCAACAGTGGTGTTCAAAGCCTCGACACATCTGAAGGACAAAGGGAAGATCATCAAG GTAAGGAAGAAAGCTGCTTCATTCAAAAGAGAAGTCTGTGTTGGGAAAGAAGGCCTTTGGAAACTTCTTGGAGCTTTTCAGGAGACTTGTGGCAAAGCGATTCGGGTTGGAGTAGTTG GTTTCCCAAACGTGGGGAAAAGCAGCATCATTAATAGCTTAAAACAAGAACGGATATGTAATGTTGGTGTATCCATGGGGCTTACAAG TCACCATCTCTCTTGTTCCAGGAGTATGCAGGTTGTCCCCCTGGATAAACAAATCACAATCATAGATAGTCCAAGTTTCATTGTGTCTCCACTTAACTCTGCCACCGCACTTGCTCTGAGAAGTCCAGCAAGTATTGAAGTAATAAAACCAGTGGAGGCTGCCAGTGTCATCCTGTCCCAGGCTGATAGTCGACAG GTAGTACTGAAATTTACTGTCCCAGACTTTAAGAATTCTCTGGAATTTTTTACTTCACTTGCTCAGAGAAGAGGACTACACCAGAAAGGTGGAAGCCCAGATGTAGAACGTGCTGCCAAACTGCTGTGGTCTGAGTGGACAGG TGCCTCCTTAGGTTATTATTGCCATCCCCCTGCATCCTGGACTCCTTCTCCACATTTTAATGAGCGCAGCGTCACAGACATGAATTGGGGCTTTAACCTGGAAGAACTGGAAAAGAACAATGCACACAGCATACAAG CTATCAAGGGCCCTTGTTTAGCCAGTAGCATCCTTTTCCAGTCTTCGGGTCTGACAAATGGAATAATAGAGGAAAAGGACATAGCTGAAGAATTGCCAAAACAGcaaaagagaaagcaggaggagggggaagactGCGGAGACATTGATAGCGACCCGGAAAACGTTGATGAAGAAGCTGTT GAAAAGAGCTCAGACACGTGCCCTGCAGAAGAGGCCTGGGAGGCACTGCCTGAGGAGGTTCAAGCAG ATGAACAGTCTGCACAATCTCATGTCTTAGATAAAATGACTGAAGAGGAAGATGATGCTTATGACTTCAGTACAGACTATGTATAA
- the GLT8D1 gene encoding glycosyltransferase 8 domain-containing protein 1 translates to MSFRKVNIIILVLAVALFLLVLHHNFLGLSSLLKNEVSDSGIVGLQPIDFVPNIPRHVVDGRQEEIPVVIAASEDRLGGAIAAINSIQHNTRSSVIFYIVTLNGTADHLRSWLSSSTLKSIRYKIVNFDTKLLEGKVKEDPDQGESIKPLTFARFYLPILVPSAKKAIYMDDDVIVQGDILALYNTPLKPGHAAAFSEDCDSTSTKVVIRGAGNQYNYIGYLDYKKERIRKLSMKASTCSFNPGVFVANLTEWKRQNITNQLEKWMKLNVEEGLYSRTLAGSITTPPLLIVFYQQHSTIDPMWNVRHLGSSAGKRYSPQFVKAAKLLHWNGHFKPWGRTASYTDVWEKWYIPDPTGKFSLIRRHTEISNIK, encoded by the exons atgtCATTCCGTAAAG TAAACATCATCATCCTGGTCCTGGCCGTTGCTCTCTTCTTACTGGTTTTGCACCATAACTTCCTTGGCCTGAGCAGTTTGCTAAAGAACGAGGTTTCAG ATTCAGGAATTGTGGGGCTTCAGCCCATAGACTTTGTCCCAAATATTCCCCGACATGTGGTAGACGGGAGACAAGAGGAGATTCCAGTGGTCATTGCTGCATCTGAAGATAGGCTCGGGGGGGCCATTGCAGCCATAAACAGCATTCAGCACAACACTCGCTCCAGTGTGATTTTCTACATTGTTACACTCAACGGTACAGCAGACCATCTCCG GTCCTGGCTCAGCAGCAGTACCCTGAAAAGCATCAGGTACAAAATTGTGAATTTTGACACTAAACTTTTGGAAGGGAAAGTAAAGGAGGATCCTGACCAGGGGGAATCCATAAAACCA tTAACCTTTGCAAGGTTCTACCTGCCAATTCTGGTTCCCAGTGCAAAGAAGGCCATATATATGGATGATGATGTAATTGTGCAAG GTGATATTCTCGCCCTCTACAACACACCACTCAAGCCAGGACATGCAGCTGCATTTTCAGAAGACTGTGATTCAACTTCTACTAAAGTTGTCATCCGTGGAGCAGGGAACCAG TACAATTACATTGGATATCTTgactataaaaaggaaagaattcgTAAGCTTTCCATGAAAGCCAGCACCTGCTCATTTAATCCTGGAGTTTTTGTTGCAAACTTGACAGAATGGAAAAGACAGAATATAACTAACCAGCTGGAAAAATGGATGAAACTCAATGTAGA AGAGGGATTGTATAGCAGAACACTGGCTGGCAGCATCACAACACCTCCACTGCTGATTGTATTTTATCAACAGCACTCCACCATTGACCCAATGTGGAATGTCCGCCATCTTG GTTCCAGTGCTGGAAAAAGATATTCACCCCAGTTTGTAAAGGCTGCCAAGTTACTTCATTGGAATGGGCATTTTAAGCCATGGGGAAGAACTGCTTCATACACTGATGTCTGGGAAAAATGGTATATTCCAGACCCAACAGGCAAATTCAGCCTAATCCGAAGACATACGGAGATctcaaatataaagtaa